In Neisseria animalis, a single window of DNA contains:
- a CDS encoding F0F1 ATP synthase subunit epsilon yields the protein MSVMQVEVVSSEQNIYSGEASFVVVPTVQGELGIYPRHEPIMSLVRPGALRLTVPGETEELLVAVSGGLLEVQPDKITVLADVAVRSEEMDQARAEEVKKAAEARISKAADDESLAKAHAALAAAIAQLKTLDYLRSQKNK from the coding sequence ATGAGCGTCATGCAAGTTGAAGTGGTAAGTAGCGAGCAAAACATTTATTCAGGAGAAGCCAGTTTCGTAGTGGTTCCGACTGTACAAGGTGAGCTTGGTATTTATCCGCGACACGAGCCGATCATGAGTTTGGTACGTCCCGGTGCATTGCGTTTGACTGTGCCGGGCGAGACCGAAGAGCTGCTGGTTGCTGTTTCCGGCGGCTTGTTAGAGGTACAGCCTGATAAAATTACTGTATTGGCAGACGTAGCTGTCCGCAGTGAGGAAATGGATCAGGCGCGTGCAGAGGAAGTGAAAAAAGCCGCAGAGGCTCGTATTTCCAAAGCCGCAGATGATGAATCTCTGGCCAAAGCACATGCGGCTTTGGCTGCGGCCATCGCCCAGCTCAAAACCTTGGATTATCTTCGTTCGCAAAAAAACAAGTAA
- a CDS encoding IS630 family transposase (programmed frameshift): MAYSIDLREKALNHYKQCNNASQTAKTYGISRNTLYLWIQLEKQTGSLKHQVKGQNAAKLDTEKLKQYVGQNPDAHLHEIAQVFNCTAQAVFYALKKLGITRKKRPTTYREQDPSKVAHYLARLAQFSDYQPVYLDETGFDTYFFRPYARSPKGQMVKTKISGKKYQRLSLVAAQIGQKLIAPMVYQNTMTSTFFEAWFETMLLPDLPPKSLIILDNARFHRISILQEMAHRYGHEILPLAPYSPELNPIEKTWANIKKYMRSVLPGSDNFTAALMSYFYFN, from the exons ATGGCATATTCAATAGATTTGCGGGAAAAAGCATTGAACCATTACAAGCAGTGTAATAACGCCAGCCAAACAGCCAAGACCTACGGCATATCAAGAAATACACTCTATCTTTGGATACAACTGGAAAAGCAAACAGGCAGCCTGAAACATCAAGTGAAAGGACAAAATGCTGCCAAGCTGGATACAGAAAAACTCAAACAATATGTCGGTCAGAATCCTGATGCCCATTTACATGAAATCGCCCAAGTGTTTAACTGCACAGCCCAAGCTGTTTTTTATGCACTCAAAAAGCTGGGTATCACACGTAAAAAAAGAC CCACCACTTACAGAGAACAAGACCCTTCGAAAGTAGCGCATTATTTAGCCCGATTAGCTCAATTTTCGGATTATCAACCGGTTTATTTGGACGAAACAGGATTCGATACCTATTTCTTTCGCCCCTATGCCCGCAGCCCCAAAGGGCAAATGGTTAAAACTAAGATAAGTGGGAAGAAATATCAACGGTTGTCATTGGTTGCTGCACAAATCGGGCAAAAACTGATTGCACCCATGGTTTATCAAAACACCATGACCAGTACTTTTTTTGAAGCATGGTTTGAAACCATGCTGTTACCTGATTTGCCACCAAAATCATTGATTATTTTAGATAATGCAAGATTTCACAGAATAAGTATTTTGCAAGAGATGGCACATCGTTACGGACATGAAATTCTACCGCTTGCACCTTATTCTCCCGAATTGAATCCGATAGAGAAAACATGGGCAAATATTAAAAAATATATGCGTTCGGTTTTACCCGGTTCAGATAATTTTACTGCTGCATTAATGTCCTATTTTTATTTTAATTAA